Below is a window of Maylandia zebra isolate NMK-2024a linkage group LG19, Mzebra_GT3a, whole genome shotgun sequence DNA.
TATAAGGAGGTGAACTGAAACGCTCCTGcggcttgtgtgtgtatatgttggAGATCTGCAGTAAGGTCTACACATGGGGTGCAGATGAGGGGCATTCAGGGAGATTTTCACTGGAAACTGTAAGCAGGTGCCGTGGCTGTGTAGCTTTTGGCCGGTGGCCTAATGCACCGGGTCTCCTCCACCCTCGTGAAGGGCCAGTGGTCCCAGCTGGCATAAAGGGCAACGGTCCCACAGACAGACGTTATCGCTTATCATAGCTGCCTGTTCAAACAAAAAACCAGGCTCCCACCCACTTCCCCCCACCGGTTTTCTAGAGATCGGTGACTTCATTGTCTGAGAACCATAAACAGAAGTTGGAATTTGCGATTTGTCGTATCCTCATAAGGGCATTATGATTTAGTGTGTGAGCTGCTCCAGGGGCGTTGATGGAATTCAGATTGTAATCTGAGAAATCTGCAAATCTGTGTAGAAACGATCATAAGCGCTGAAATGATAACTGTTTGGTTaagagtttgggttttttttaagcacaGGGCGATGAAACTCTGAGTGTTGGATAAACTGATTTTCAAATAGAAGATTGCTGGTGCAATCTTCAAGCCAGCAGGAAAAAGTTCCCTAGCTGATGTGCTTTCGAGCAAGGCACATGAGCATCAAATCCTGCATTGGAGTTAGTCAATAAAAGGTGAGGTGAAGGCTAAACCTAAATGTTTGGAATCAAATCTACTGACGTCCGAGAAGTGCAAAAAGCATAACTCCCACATGGAAATCAGTATTATCAGTGTGCTTTTATCTCATCTGTTTACTttgatgtcattttaaaaatatccaTGCCTCACTTTATGAAATACTTTAGATGATACGTGATACTCTTCTCCTAACTCTCAATAAACTTTGAAAGTGTCTCTCTGGGTGTTACTTTTGTGTAGATTTGAAGGGCTGGCTGCCAAATgtaacagaaaaacatgttttttgtgttaatgtgctgaacttttttttgttttatgtcgCTTCTGCCTCTTTGAGCGtcctttttaattttgttgaattttgttaattttttctcctcttttttttttcttttttttaattgcagacATTGATGAATGCGAGACAAACTCTCACCACTGTAACCCCACCCAGGTCTGTATCAACACAGCAGGTGGCTACACATGCTCCTGCACTGAAGGTTACTGGCTCCTTGGTGGACAGTGTCAGGGTGAGCCAGTTTTTCCCTGAAACTTCTTTAAACATTAGCATATATTAACAATACACTTTACCCAATGGGATTCACATTGCATCACTGCAAATACTCTACAAAGTGAACTCAGAGTCAGTTTATTATTGTTCAGCCATCGCTCAATTTTGCCATTACTTTGTGCAAATTATCAAATGAAGGGAAGCTAGGAAAACAAGCACTGAGCATTTTAATTCAATATTTTCTGGAATTACCAAGTGATGGAAAAgctttgattttcttcttcaaGCACTAATAAATGCAAATGTAGTCTTGGACATGCAAAACCAGCAATCTATTATATCTTAGTACTAACACTGTAAAAAGCATAGATCAGAGGTCATGTCAATTTTTATGATCACTGTCGGATAATGCAGAAAAGTCCCTGCATGTACTTGTCCTCATTTAGAAAAGAAGAACAGCGCCCTCCTCATGCTTTGTGGTGCAATGCAGCTCAGCAGAGTCTGTTCAAATCAAAACACTAATCGTATATTTACTTACAGTAAACTTGCCTACAGCACAATATGTATTATGGTCAGTGACTACCTTCTACTtaaattttcttctttttttttcttttttggtaccAGATATTGATGAATGTCGCTATGGTTACTGCCAGCAGCTGTGTGCCAACGTGCCCGGCTCATATTCTTGTTCCTGTAATCCTGGCTTCATCCTCAATCCAGACAGCCGGACCTGTCAAGGTAAACACATTCACAAGCACCGGGCCACGGCTTTACAACAGGAAAAGAAACACCTGTATATCGTGTACCAGTGTTGTCAGCTTCCAGCTTCTGTTGTTCCAGATGTGGATGAGTGTGCAGATGAACCTTGTAGTCATGGCTGCTTGAATACCTACGGGTCCTACATGTGCAACTGTGACGAAGGATTTGAGCTGGCATCTGATGGTACTACTTGCATTGGTGAGGAAGATTTTATTCTTTTGATATATCAATATTAATCTATCTTTGAAGCAGTGTGAATAATTGAGTCGGTAAAGAACCAGAAACTGAGATGCATTTTTGTAAAAAGGAGCAAAAAGTTGTATGACAGAGGTGAATTGAAcagaataaaaatgtttgctttggCAGCAGGATCACAGAGAGCAGGTGTGCTGTATGAGACTAGTTCCAGTTTATCACAGGCTAGGTCGACACAGTTTAGAAAGAGCAAGCTGCATGACTGACACCGTGCAAAACATGCAGACTTCACTCAGACATATTGAGGCGGGCTCGGTTGAGCTTGAACACTGAACACTGTTGGTGCTGATGTCCTTTTCTGATAGGTGTTAATTCTGTTTCTTGCTTCGTGCAGACTTGGATGagtgcagtttctctgagtttCTGTGTCAGTACAGATGTGTCAACATCCCCGGTTCTTACTCCTGCATCTGTCCACCTGGATATTATATATATGAGGACGGCAGGAGCTGTGAGGGTAAGAAGATGAGGAACTCTCACACAGATACATCATTTCCTAACTGAATGCATTAGTTTATGTGATAAAGTTATTATTGTTATCAGTTAAATACTTCTCTTGACTCAGGACACATGCatctatttttctttaatatcaACATTGTtgaagcttcttcttcttctctcgtgATGATTATGTTTAAACTGACTTTGattgttgtgtgtttgattCTTAAAGATGTCAATGAATGTGACACTGGTAACAACACCTGTACAACAGCACAAGTGTGTTTCAATTTCCAGGGAAGCTATACATGCCTGAATCCTTTACAGTGCAACCTTCCTTACATCGAAGTTAGTGACAAGTGAGTCTTACTTCTTCGCTTTCTCTAGACGCCTTTTAACACCAAATTctaaactgtttcactgcttatttgtttaaaatatcCTCTAAAGCTTAAAGTGACCGTGTCTCCTCCTTGGCAGTCAGTGTATGTGTTCAGCTGAGAACCCTGCCTGCAGGGATAAGCCCTTCACCATTTTGTACCGACACATGGACATGTCGTCGGGGCGCAGTGTGCCTGCAGATATCTTCCAGATGCAGGCCACCACGCGCTATCCCGGCGCCTTCTACATCTTCCAGATAAAGTCGGGCAACGATGGGCGAGAGTTTTACATGAGGGTACGTTTTTCAGAGACCCATCAACAGAAGATATGGCAGATGGAAGACTTTAGTGCACTATATTAATGCAAAGTAACACAATAAATGAAAGTGGGCCCCCACTCCTACAGAAACTCAAACTCTATAGATGGGGAAATTCAAGGAAACTGCAGAACTAGGCAGGAAAGGAAATGACAGTAGTGTTTGGTTGTTAAAGAATGCAGTCCAGAAACtccacagctgtgactgtttaGTTACCAAAGATGTTTCCAAAATCAGTCTTGGACTTGTCCTAGATGATGATAATTCACCAGCTTAATAGTGAGAAAAACATATTAGAATCACTGCAAAGAAGATACCATGCGACGCAAGAAAATCTCCTTTTTATTGTATTGCATTTATCTTAAAGGTTAAGTAATGCAATGCTTGACATTTATCTAAAAAGATGAATGAATACAAATGTATTCATAATGAAATACTGAAAACAACTGAAAGAATTATGTAAGTGCATTACAAAAACTTTTGTCTAAAAGATACATTTAATGTAATCCATCTTATTGATTCAGTAATATGATATAATGTAACAAAATAGGCGTTTGATCTGAGATTTAAGTAAGACCACCTGGAGCACCTTTCCTTGTAATGCTTTATTATTTCCATCTAGTATTGGCACTTATCTAAGTGAATAGTATCAGCACTTCCTCGTATCATTACACAGTGAGATGATCGGGATTTGTTCACCC
It encodes the following:
- the fbln5 gene encoding fibulin-5; this encodes MHLEGRGFRFCSPSRMLTALVFILLCVQPGRGQTCTEGFAYEPRTRQCIDVDECRTMPDACRGDMRCVNQNGGYLCIPRNLYNQPYRPDPIVPEPVYPDPSAGFPNSFLPSPPRSVEPSYPRVISTAQCILGYTLAEDGTCNDIDECETNSHHCNPTQVCINTAGGYTCSCTEGYWLLGGQCQDIDECRYGYCQQLCANVPGSYSCSCNPGFILNPDSRTCQDVDECADEPCSHGCLNTYGSYMCNCDEGFELASDGTTCIDLDECSFSEFLCQYRCVNIPGSYSCICPPGYYIYEDGRSCEDVNECDTGNNTCTTAQVCFNFQGSYTCLNPLQCNLPYIEVSDNQCMCSAENPACRDKPFTILYRHMDMSSGRSVPADIFQMQATTRYPGAFYIFQIKSGNDGREFYMRQTSNVSATLVLSRPIKGPKKVVLDLEMVTVNNVINFRGSSIIRLTIFVSEHPF